In the Salinirubrum litoreum genome, one interval contains:
- a CDS encoding pyridoxamine 5'-phosphate oxidase family protein, with product MSGEELTDLDGYHMDRESAAELLASTGVGVLSLSAEGESYALPMSFGYDGGERLYFVFLEAGDESLKARFADETTRACVTVFEADDDAERGGDDWASVVAKGPVRRVETDEWDELREALADNAWHPSLFTAASPTGGVTGYALRIDELTGRHGGGYEFE from the coding sequence ATGTCGGGTGAGGAGCTCACCGATCTCGACGGGTATCACATGGACAGGGAGTCGGCGGCGGAGCTACTGGCGTCGACCGGTGTCGGCGTCCTCTCGCTGTCGGCCGAGGGGGAGTCGTACGCGCTCCCGATGTCGTTCGGCTACGACGGCGGCGAGCGACTGTACTTCGTCTTCCTCGAAGCCGGCGACGAGAGCCTGAAAGCTCGCTTCGCCGACGAGACGACCCGCGCCTGCGTGACGGTGTTCGAGGCGGACGACGACGCGGAGCGAGGAGGCGACGACTGGGCGAGCGTCGTGGCGAAGGGCCCCGTCCGCCGTGTCGAGACCGACGAGTGGGACGAACTGCGGGAGGCGCTGGCCGACAACGCGTGGCACCCATCGCTGTTCACCGCCGCGTCGCCGACCGGCGGCGTGACGGGCTACGCCCTCCGGATCGACGAACTGACCGGGCGACACGGTGGCGGGTACGAGTTCGAGTGA
- a CDS encoding phosphotransferase family protein → MSDEDYFARLVDPDRLRSYLEAELGPVESFDVAHHREGHSNETLFVTFGDRELVVRRPPPGETADRAHDVLREYRVMDALQETPVPLAQTVLGCDDESVLGSDFYVMERVRGDVLRDAEPDRFAAPAHRERVGTELVDTLSAIHAVDPEAVGLGDFGYPEGFTERQVKRWSEQLTWAFSRTIEEREVPALYDVMDWLQSNVPEDPPATLVHGDFKLDNVMYGPGTPPEIVAVFDWELSTLGDPRTDLGWLLSYWRDPKDPEPAVPELTADFMTGEGYPTRQELVARWEEATGITYEHDRFYRTLAVYKLCALGEMFYRRYLEGNSDDDLYPLMESRVPALADRAVRIVEGEEPL, encoded by the coding sequence ATGTCGGACGAGGACTACTTCGCGCGACTCGTCGACCCCGACCGGCTTCGCTCGTATCTCGAAGCCGAACTCGGACCGGTCGAGTCGTTCGACGTGGCACACCACCGGGAGGGCCACTCGAACGAGACGCTGTTCGTCACCTTCGGCGACCGGGAGTTGGTCGTGCGTCGACCACCGCCGGGCGAGACGGCCGACCGGGCCCACGACGTGCTCCGGGAGTACCGCGTGATGGACGCGCTACAGGAGACACCGGTCCCGCTGGCCCAGACTGTACTCGGCTGTGACGACGAGTCGGTGCTCGGCTCGGACTTCTACGTCATGGAGCGCGTTCGCGGCGACGTGTTGCGGGACGCGGAACCTGACCGCTTCGCGGCCCCGGCGCACCGCGAGCGCGTCGGCACGGAACTCGTGGACACCCTGTCGGCGATACACGCGGTGGACCCCGAGGCGGTCGGACTCGGCGACTTCGGCTACCCGGAGGGGTTCACCGAGCGACAGGTGAAACGCTGGTCGGAGCAGTTGACGTGGGCGTTCTCGCGGACCATCGAGGAGCGCGAGGTGCCGGCGCTGTACGACGTGATGGACTGGCTCCAGTCGAACGTCCCCGAGGACCCGCCGGCGACGCTGGTCCACGGCGACTTCAAACTGGACAACGTGATGTACGGGCCGGGAACGCCCCCCGAAATCGTCGCCGTCTTCGACTGGGAACTCTCGACGCTGGGCGACCCCCGGACCGACCTCGGCTGGTTGCTCTCCTACTGGCGCGACCCGAAGGATCCGGAGCCGGCGGTGCCGGAACTGACGGCCGACTTCATGACCGGCGAGGGCTATCCGACCCGGCAGGAACTGGTCGCGCGGTGGGAGGAGGCTACCGGCATCACGTACGAACACGACCGGTTCTACCGGACGCTGGCGGTCTACAAGCTCTGTGCGCTCGGCGAGATGTTCTACCGGCGGTATCTGGAGGGCAACTCGGACGACGACCTCTACCCGCTGATGGAGTCGCGGGTGCCCGCGCTGGCCGACCGGGCGGTCCGGATCGTGGAAGGCGAGGAGCCGTTGTGA
- a CDS encoding uracil-DNA glycosylase, whose amino-acid sequence MDANQDTFRNPFGMDETCTNCEALCETRESLVHGYGDVGAEFLVVGESPGAGADRTGVPFVGDPAGERLQRILGELGFARSDPDTLEPDLQNCFLTNLTRCRHPERPPTDAEVDTCEPFLNAEIRMINPQIIIPVGQRVLEALAMDYTTRSPDSFDVDAEHATTIRGRGFELVPMVELDRQTDEQSEAFVEHMLENVFSRDYRQTKGRQSR is encoded by the coding sequence GTGGACGCGAATCAGGACACCTTCCGGAACCCCTTCGGGATGGACGAGACCTGCACGAACTGCGAGGCGCTCTGTGAGACGCGGGAGTCGCTGGTCCACGGCTACGGCGACGTGGGCGCGGAGTTCCTCGTCGTCGGCGAGTCGCCCGGCGCGGGGGCCGATCGGACGGGTGTCCCCTTCGTCGGCGATCCGGCCGGCGAACGTCTCCAGCGGATCCTCGGCGAACTGGGCTTCGCGCGCTCGGATCCCGACACGCTGGAACCGGACCTCCAGAACTGTTTTCTGACGAATCTGACGCGCTGTCGGCACCCCGAACGCCCGCCGACCGACGCCGAAGTCGACACCTGCGAGCCGTTCCTCAACGCCGAGATCCGGATGATCAACCCGCAGATCATCATCCCGGTGGGCCAGCGCGTCCTGGAGGCGCTGGCGATGGACTACACGACGCGCTCGCCGGACAGCTTCGACGTGGACGCCGAGCACGCGACGACGATTCGGGGTCGCGGGTTCGAGTTGGTCCCGATGGTCGAACTGGACCGGCAGACCGACGAACAGAGCGAGGCGTTCGTCGAGCACATGCTGGAGAACGTGTTCAGTCGGGACTACCGGCAGACGAAGGGTCGCCAGAGTCGGTGA
- a CDS encoding Mrp/NBP35 family ATP-binding protein — protein sequence MNDADVRDRLRAVEDPDLGDDIVSLGLVNAVEVDDASGTIRVSLALGAPYSPNESQIASRVREVLADTDYTVDLTAKVPSSLSREEEVLPDVQNVIAVASGKGGVGKSTMAVNLAAGLSQLGARVGLFDADVYGPNVPRMVDADEAPQATGQETIVPPEKYGMKLMSMAFMVGEDDPVIWRGPMVHKVLTQLIEDVEWGSLDYMVVDLPPGTGDTQLTLLQTLPITGAVIVTTPQDVAIDDARKGLRMFGKHDTNVLGIAENMSGFRCPDCGGFHEIFGSGGGEAFAAENDLPFLGGVPLDPAVRTGGDSGKPVVLEDGETADAFRVLTENVANNVGVVKRRGVRR from the coding sequence ATGAACGACGCGGACGTACGCGACCGACTGCGGGCGGTCGAGGACCCCGACCTCGGCGACGACATCGTCTCCCTGGGGTTGGTGAACGCGGTCGAGGTGGACGACGCGAGCGGGACGATTCGCGTCTCGCTGGCGCTCGGGGCACCCTACTCCCCGAACGAGTCGCAGATCGCGAGTCGAGTCCGGGAGGTGCTCGCCGACACCGACTATACCGTCGACCTGACGGCGAAAGTTCCCTCCTCGCTCTCCCGAGAGGAGGAGGTCCTGCCCGACGTCCAGAACGTGATAGCGGTGGCCTCCGGCAAAGGCGGCGTCGGGAAGTCGACGATGGCAGTCAATCTGGCGGCCGGTCTCTCGCAACTCGGCGCGCGGGTCGGTCTGTTCGACGCCGACGTGTACGGGCCGAACGTCCCCCGGATGGTCGACGCCGACGAGGCCCCGCAGGCGACCGGCCAGGAGACCATCGTCCCGCCGGAGAAGTACGGGATGAAGCTGATGTCGATGGCGTTCATGGTCGGGGAGGACGACCCCGTCATCTGGCGCGGCCCGATGGTCCACAAGGTGCTCACCCAACTCATCGAGGACGTGGAGTGGGGCAGTCTCGACTACATGGTCGTGGACCTCCCGCCGGGCACCGGCGACACGCAACTGACGCTCCTCCAGACGCTCCCGATCACGGGTGCGGTCATCGTCACCACGCCACAGGACGTGGCTATCGACGACGCCCGGAAGGGCCTGCGGATGTTCGGCAAACACGACACGAACGTCCTCGGCATCGCGGAGAACATGTCCGGCTTCCGGTGTCCCGACTGCGGCGGCTTCCACGAGATATTCGGCTCGGGCGGCGGCGAGGCGTTCGCCGCGGAGAACGACCTGCCGTTCCTCGGCGGCGTGCCCCTCGATCCGGCGGTCCGGACCGGCGGCGACAGCGGGAAGCCGGTGGTACTGGAAGACGGCGAGACCGCCGACGCCTTCCGCGTCCTGACGGAGAACGTCGCCAACAACGTCGGCGTCGTGAAGCGTCGGGGAGTCCGGCGGTGA
- a CDS encoding PLP-dependent cysteine synthase family protein, protein MRDSILDTIGSPLVQVRSPPGATVAAKIESKNPGGSAKDRPALWMVEAAEREGRLAPGDRLVEPTSGNTGIGLAVVASAKGYDLTIVMPASKSPERREIMKAYGADIELVEGDISAAKERADEIEREAGAVQLRQFDNPANPEAHYRTTGEEIVEQVGDREVDALVAGVGTGGTLSGIGRRLREEFPEMEVVAVEPAENPVLSTGEAGEDDYQGMGPGFVSPNLDTDLIDSVETVPLPEAEAECRRLAREEGILVGQSSGASNLAAHRVAERLARPELNCPDGPTTARTDGSGPADASGVSAPATAGDYDDCPLVVTVFWDSGERYMSTGMFDAD, encoded by the coding sequence ATGAGAGACAGCATCCTCGACACCATCGGGTCGCCGCTGGTGCAGGTGCGGTCGCCGCCGGGGGCGACCGTCGCGGCGAAGATCGAGTCGAAGAACCCCGGCGGCTCTGCGAAGGACCGCCCGGCGCTGTGGATGGTCGAGGCCGCAGAGCGCGAGGGCCGACTGGCACCGGGCGACCGACTCGTCGAACCGACGAGCGGCAACACCGGCATCGGACTGGCGGTCGTCGCCAGCGCGAAGGGGTACGACCTCACCATCGTCATGCCGGCCTCGAAGTCGCCCGAACGTCGGGAGATCATGAAAGCGTACGGGGCCGACATCGAACTCGTCGAGGGCGACATCTCCGCCGCGAAAGAGCGCGCAGACGAGATCGAACGCGAGGCGGGTGCGGTCCAACTCCGGCAGTTCGACAACCCCGCGAACCCCGAGGCGCACTACCGGACGACCGGCGAGGAGATCGTCGAACAGGTCGGCGACCGCGAGGTGGACGCCCTCGTCGCGGGCGTCGGCACCGGCGGCACCCTCTCGGGGATCGGTCGCCGTCTGCGCGAGGAGTTCCCGGAGATGGAGGTCGTCGCCGTCGAACCGGCCGAGAACCCGGTGCTCTCGACGGGCGAAGCCGGCGAGGACGACTACCAGGGGATGGGACCGGGGTTCGTCAGCCCGAACCTCGACACCGACCTGATCGACTCGGTAGAGACGGTGCCCCTGCCCGAGGCGGAAGCCGAGTGTCGCCGCCTCGCCCGCGAGGAAGGAATCCTGGTCGGGCAGTCCTCGGGCGCGTCGAACCTCGCGGCCCACCGCGTCGCGGAGCGACTGGCTCGCCCGGAGTTGAACTGCCCGGATGGACCGACTACGGCGCGAACCGACGGAAGCGGCCCGGCCGACGCGAGTGGCGTGTCGGCACCGGCGACTGCCGGCGACTACGACGACTGTCCGCTGGTCGTCACCGTCTTCTGGGACTCCGGCGAGCGGTACATGTCGACCGGCATGTTCGACGCCGACTGA
- a CDS encoding DUF7504 family protein: MNDARQLGTNVLVLAPSLSSVSTERCVEQVEALGPAETPILDLTFTDSPDRRIETWQRRLSTPPPAIEVVAVGRTRGSTDPNDGSVRYGADGRFGARTIDDPRDMTGIGIAVTETFDRWSAWDRAVVRVGELTTLLQYAETSTVFRFLHVLTNRLTEANAVAFFRLAPDAHDEQTVGTLFQLFDDAIRIEE; this comes from the coding sequence ATGAACGATGCGCGACAACTCGGGACGAACGTGCTCGTGCTCGCCCCGTCACTCTCCTCGGTGTCGACCGAGCGGTGTGTCGAACAGGTCGAGGCGCTCGGCCCCGCCGAGACGCCGATCCTCGATCTGACGTTCACCGACTCCCCGGACAGACGGATCGAGACGTGGCAGCGACGCCTCTCCACGCCGCCACCGGCGATCGAAGTCGTCGCGGTCGGGCGGACACGGGGCTCAACGGACCCGAACGACGGGTCGGTCCGGTACGGTGCGGACGGGCGGTTCGGTGCCCGAACGATCGACGACCCGCGTGATATGACCGGTATCGGCATCGCCGTCACCGAGACGTTCGACCGCTGGTCGGCGTGGGACCGGGCGGTCGTCCGCGTCGGCGAACTGACGACACTGCTCCAGTACGCCGAGACCTCCACCGTCTTCCGCTTTCTCCACGTGCTCACGAATCGGCTGACCGAGGCGAACGCGGTCGCGTTCTTCCGACTCGCGCCCGACGCCCACGACGAGCAGACGGTCGGGACGCTGTTCCAGTTGTTCGACGACGCCATCCGGATCGAGGAGTAG
- a CDS encoding thioredoxin family protein, with the protein MSLATMEPNPAWDAVAYEETVEALSEDGLVFHVWGGDWCGDCRKQLPDFAAALEAAGVPDDRIEEYAVDQDKQGPGVEEYGVEFIPTVVVERDGEEVARFVESEPVPIAVYLADRLASADASA; encoded by the coding sequence ATGTCACTCGCGACGATGGAACCCAACCCGGCGTGGGACGCGGTCGCCTACGAGGAGACGGTCGAGGCACTGTCCGAGGACGGACTCGTCTTCCACGTCTGGGGCGGCGACTGGTGTGGCGACTGCCGGAAGCAGTTGCCCGACTTCGCGGCCGCACTCGAGGCGGCCGGCGTGCCCGACGACCGGATCGAGGAGTACGCGGTCGACCAGGACAAGCAGGGACCGGGCGTCGAAGAGTACGGCGTCGAGTTCATCCCGACCGTCGTCGTCGAACGCGACGGCGAGGAGGTCGCCCGGTTCGTCGAGTCCGAACCGGTCCCCATCGCGGTGTATCTCGCCGACCGACTGGCCAGTGCGGACGCGTCGGCCTGA
- the dhaL gene encoding dihydroxyacetone kinase subunit DhaL translates to MADRETQRAAVIAAVERVADRMTAEKTYLTELDSAIGDADHGANMARGFEAVREKIADADADADPGDLVKTVGVTLISEVGGASGPLYGGSIMSASTELADGITAESSVAFAEAYLAKVKDRGGAELGAKTMVDALTPAVHTYKKSIETDDLPPLEALAKAVDAAERGVNYTVPLRAQKGRASYLGWRSVGHQDPGATSTLFIMEELLATAEEYLDGDVDLEQDATSPTSPDDAEESAAEGDDDDTADDDTADDDTGGD, encoded by the coding sequence ATGGCAGACAGGGAGACCCAGCGGGCGGCAGTGATCGCGGCCGTCGAACGCGTCGCAGACCGGATGACCGCCGAGAAGACGTACCTCACGGAACTCGACTCGGCCATCGGTGACGCCGACCACGGCGCGAACATGGCCCGTGGCTTCGAGGCGGTCCGCGAGAAGATCGCCGACGCGGACGCGGACGCCGACCCCGGCGACCTCGTGAAGACGGTCGGCGTCACGCTCATCTCGGAGGTCGGCGGCGCGTCCGGGCCGCTGTACGGCGGGTCGATCATGAGCGCCAGCACCGAGTTGGCCGACGGGATCACCGCCGAGTCGAGCGTCGCGTTCGCCGAAGCCTACCTCGCCAAGGTGAAAGATCGCGGCGGGGCCGAACTCGGCGCGAAGACGATGGTGGACGCGCTGACCCCGGCGGTCCACACCTACAAGAAGTCCATCGAGACCGACGACCTGCCGCCGCTCGAAGCGCTGGCGAAGGCGGTCGACGCGGCCGAACGCGGCGTGAACTACACGGTCCCCCTCCGGGCGCAGAAGGGCCGCGCCTCGTATCTCGGCTGGCGCTCAGTCGGTCACCAGGACCCCGGCGCGACGTCGACGCTGTTCATCATGGAGGAACTGCTGGCGACCGCCGAGGAGTACCTCGACGGCGACGTGGACCTCGAACAGGACGCGACCTCGCCGACGAGTCCGGACGACGCAGAGGAGTCGGCCGCAGAGGGAGACGACGACGACACCGCCGACGACGACACCGCCGACGACGACACCGGAGGCGACTGA
- the dhaM gene encoding dihydroxyacetone kinase phosphoryl donor subunit DhaM encodes MVGLVVVSHSAKAAEGIAEVAAQMGSADAEIVPAGGTPDGGIGTSADRIREAIESADAGDGVVVLVDLGSAVMNAELAIEMLDAEDSDVEVEIADAPILEGTLNAAVTAAGSKATVESVVASAEDAWDYRKLN; translated from the coding sequence ATGGTCGGACTCGTCGTCGTCTCACACAGCGCGAAGGCGGCCGAGGGCATCGCCGAGGTCGCCGCACAGATGGGCAGTGCCGACGCCGAGATCGTCCCCGCCGGCGGCACACCGGACGGCGGTATCGGCACCTCGGCGGACCGCATCCGCGAGGCGATCGAGTCGGCCGACGCGGGCGACGGCGTGGTCGTCCTCGTCGATCTCGGCAGTGCGGTGATGAACGCCGAACTCGCCATCGAGATGCTGGACGCGGAGGACAGCGACGTCGAAGTCGAGATCGCAGACGCGCCGATTCTGGAGGGGACACTCAACGCGGCGGTGACGGCCGCCGGGTCGAAGGCGACCGTCGAGTCGGTGGTGGCGTCTGCCGAGGACGCGTGGGACTACCGGAAGCTGAACTGA
- the glpK gene encoding glycerol kinase GlpK: MTAQYVGAIDQGTTGTRFMVFDHSGTVVANAYEKHEQIYPEPGWVEHDATEIWDNTKSVIQTALADAGISADELAALGVTNQRETTLLWDAESGQPIHNAIVWQDRRTTDRIETLREEGKADDVQQKTGLEPDAYFSATKAEWLLDNADPIKLSRSRPQDVRDRAEEGEIMFGTIDTWVIYNLTGNHITDVTNASRTMLFNIHDMDWDEELTDEFNVPPETLPEVRPSSDEDYYGHTDEEGFLGAEVPVAGALGDQQAALFGQTCFDAGDAKNTYGTGSFMLMNTGNEAVMSENGLLTTVGFQRSGEPVQYALEGSIFVTGAAIEWLEDMTLIENAAETEQLARSVDSTDGVYVVPAFTGLGAPHWDQRARGTILGMTRGTRREHVVRATLESIAFQTKDVAEAMVEDSGIELGSLRVDGGAVKNNFLCQQQANIIDTDIVRPVVDETTALGSAYAAGLAVGYWETIDELRDNWQIDRSFSPDADADSVADRYARWGEAVERSKDWARDEDGGE, from the coding sequence ATGACAGCACAATACGTCGGTGCGATCGACCAAGGCACGACAGGCACCCGATTCATGGTGTTCGACCACAGCGGGACCGTGGTCGCCAATGCCTACGAGAAACACGAACAGATCTACCCGGAACCCGGTTGGGTCGAACACGACGCGACCGAGATCTGGGACAACACCAAGTCCGTCATCCAGACGGCACTCGCGGACGCAGGCATCTCCGCAGACGAACTCGCCGCGCTCGGCGTCACCAACCAGCGCGAGACGACGCTCCTGTGGGACGCAGAGTCCGGCCAGCCGATCCACAACGCCATCGTCTGGCAGGACCGGCGGACGACCGACCGGATCGAGACACTCCGCGAGGAGGGGAAGGCCGACGACGTCCAGCAGAAGACCGGACTGGAACCCGACGCCTACTTCTCCGCCACGAAGGCGGAGTGGCTCCTCGACAACGCGGACCCGATCAAACTCTCCCGCTCGCGACCGCAGGACGTCCGCGACCGCGCCGAGGAGGGCGAGATCATGTTCGGGACCATCGACACGTGGGTGATCTACAACCTGACGGGGAACCACATCACCGACGTGACGAACGCGTCCCGGACGATGCTGTTCAACATCCACGACATGGACTGGGACGAGGAACTCACCGACGAGTTCAACGTGCCGCCGGAGACGCTCCCCGAGGTGCGGCCGTCGTCCGACGAGGACTACTACGGTCACACCGACGAGGAGGGCTTCCTCGGTGCCGAAGTGCCAGTGGCTGGGGCACTCGGCGACCAGCAGGCCGCCCTCTTCGGGCAGACCTGCTTCGACGCGGGCGACGCGAAGAACACCTACGGGACCGGGTCGTTCATGCTGATGAACACCGGCAACGAGGCCGTCATGTCGGAGAACGGTCTCCTGACGACGGTCGGCTTCCAGCGGTCCGGCGAACCCGTCCAGTACGCACTGGAAGGGTCTATCTTCGTCACGGGTGCGGCGATCGAGTGGCTGGAGGACATGACGCTGATCGAGAACGCCGCCGAGACGGAGCAGTTGGCTCGCTCCGTCGACTCGACGGACGGCGTCTACGTGGTGCCCGCGTTCACGGGACTCGGCGCACCGCACTGGGATCAGCGCGCTCGCGGTACGATCCTCGGAATGACGCGGGGGACGCGGCGCGAACACGTGGTTCGGGCGACGCTCGAATCCATCGCGTTCCAGACGAAAGACGTGGCAGAGGCGATGGTCGAAGACTCCGGGATCGAACTCGGCAGTCTGCGCGTCGACGGCGGCGCGGTGAAGAACAACTTCCTCTGTCAACAGCAGGCGAACATCATCGACACGGACATCGTCCGCCCGGTCGTCGACGAGACGACCGCGCTCGGCTCCGCGTACGCCGCCGGCCTCGCCGTCGGCTACTGGGAGACGATCGACGAACTCCGTGACAACTGGCAGATCGACCGCTCCTTCTCGCCCGACGCCGACGCGGACAGCGTCGCAGACCGGTACGCCCGGTGGGGCGAGGCCGTCGAGCGGTCGAAGGACTGGGCGCGCGACGAGGACGGAGGAGAGTAA
- the glpA gene encoding anaerobic glycerol-3-phosphate dehydrogenase subunit GlpA: MSDSAEVLVIGGGSTGTGIARDLAMRGLDVTLVEKGNLTHGTTGRMHGLLHSGGRYAVSDQASATECIEENRVLRDIAAHCVEMTGGLFVQRPEDDDEYFQEKLEGCRECGIPAEVLSGEEAREMEPYLAKDVKRAIRVPDGAIDPFRLCVANAASAEEHGARIETHAEVIDVLVEDGEVVGLEVKHDSGPGKREHHTPGETEKLYADYVVNASGAWAGQIGDMAGVDVAVRPSKGVMTIMNTRQVDTVVNRCRPKGDADIIVPHETAAILGTTDEEVEDPDEYPEEQWEVDMMIDTLSELVPILQEARTIRSFWGVRPLYEPPGTGTTDPTDITRDFFLLDHEDRDDLPGMTSIVGGKFTTYRMMAEKISDHVCEKFGITAECRTADEPLPGSDDFSILRDYMDEFGLRSPIGRRSVQRLGSRADEVLKTGEPNPVICECEAVTRAEFADAVEGSGSDLNAARIRTRASMGNCQGGFCAHRMANELAPKYEAEVVRTALDELYQERWKGQRHALWGDQLSQAMLNYALHATTMNRDRDPARTGASVDFSAFDGGPTEPGEAGADASAAATDGGSLREDESRQEGR, encoded by the coding sequence ATGAGCGATTCCGCAGAGGTGCTGGTGATCGGGGGTGGGTCCACGGGGACGGGGATCGCCCGCGATCTGGCCATGCGGGGACTCGACGTGACGCTCGTCGAGAAAGGCAACCTCACACACGGCACGACGGGGCGGATGCACGGCCTACTCCACAGCGGCGGCCGGTACGCCGTCTCGGACCAGGCCAGCGCGACCGAATGCATCGAGGAGAACCGCGTCCTCCGGGACATCGCCGCACACTGCGTCGAGATGACCGGCGGCCTGTTCGTCCAGCGACCGGAGGACGACGACGAGTACTTCCAGGAGAAGTTGGAGGGCTGTCGGGAGTGTGGGATTCCGGCGGAGGTCCTCTCGGGGGAGGAGGCCCGCGAGATGGAACCGTACCTCGCGAAGGACGTGAAACGCGCGATCCGCGTTCCGGACGGGGCCATCGACCCCTTCCGACTCTGCGTGGCGAACGCCGCCAGCGCCGAGGAACACGGCGCGCGCATCGAGACCCACGCCGAGGTGATCGACGTGCTGGTCGAGGACGGCGAGGTCGTCGGTCTCGAAGTCAAGCACGACTCCGGACCCGGCAAGCGCGAACACCACACGCCCGGCGAGACGGAGAAGCTCTACGCCGACTACGTCGTCAACGCGAGTGGCGCGTGGGCGGGCCAGATCGGCGACATGGCCGGCGTGGACGTGGCGGTCCGGCCCTCGAAGGGTGTCATGACGATCATGAACACCCGGCAGGTCGACACCGTCGTCAACCGGTGTCGGCCGAAGGGTGACGCGGACATCATCGTCCCCCACGAGACGGCCGCCATCCTCGGCACGACCGACGAGGAGGTCGAGGACCCCGACGAGTACCCCGAGGAACAGTGGGAGGTCGACATGATGATCGACACCCTCTCCGAGTTGGTGCCGATTCTGCAGGAGGCACGCACCATCCGGTCGTTCTGGGGTGTCCGCCCGCTGTACGAACCGCCGGGCACCGGGACCACCGACCCGACCGACATCACGCGGGACTTCTTCCTCTTGGATCACGAGGACCGCGACGACCTGCCGGGGATGACGAGCATCGTCGGCGGGAAGTTCACGACCTACCGGATGATGGCGGAGAAGATCTCGGATCACGTCTGCGAGAAGTTCGGCATCACGGCCGAGTGTCGGACCGCAGACGAACCGCTGCCGGGCAGCGACGACTTCTCCATCCTCCGGGACTACATGGACGAGTTCGGCCTGCGCTCGCCGATCGGTCGGCGGAGCGTCCAGCGACTCGGGTCGCGCGCCGACGAGGTGCTGAAGACCGGCGAACCGAACCCGGTCATCTGTGAGTGCGAGGCGGTCACGCGGGCCGAGTTCGCCGACGCGGTCGAAGGCTCCGGCTCCGATCTGAACGCCGCCCGCATCCGGACGCGCGCCTCGATGGGCAACTGTCAGGGCGGCTTCTGTGCCCACCGGATGGCGAACGAACTCGCGCCGAAGTACGAAGCCGAAGTCGTCAGGACCGCGCTCGACGAACTGTACCAGGAGCGCTGGAAGGGCCAGCGCCACGCGCTGTGGGGCGACCAACTCTCGCAGGCGATGTTGAACTACGCGCTCCACGCGACGACGATGAACCGCGACCGCGACCCGGCCCGGACCGGCGCGAGTGTCGACTTCTCGGCGTTCGACGGCGGCCCGACCGAACCGGGCGAGGCCGGCGCGGACGCGAGTGCGGCCGCGACCGACGGCGGGTCGTTGCGCGAAGACGAGTCACGACAGGAGGGACGCTAA